The Aquiluna sp. KACHI24 genome contains a region encoding:
- a CDS encoding trypsin-like peptidase domain-containing protein codes for MSNQWNRSSDAQFLVSPAYQAPRAPKPKRAASKVFRPLGIAALALSTATVGGIIASSAFTLSYLTLSQPAPVVVNNAQAVNWVTGAAAAAAPSVVTLSVESDTSSGSGSGVILTEDGYILTNAHVVTLSGLTEDARIAVQLSTGEVYRAKLVGFDPVYDLAVIKISESGLKPIVFTDSDKLNVGQDVVAIGAPLGLASTVTQGIVSALDRTIQVASSEVNGDSSLQFWTGSGGAPISLQVIQTDAAINPGNSGGALVNNTGELIGINVAIATAGGGEAGSIGVGFAIPSNTAQRIAQEIVDTGEASHGLLGALVRDNSEADSSFSTGALVEDLTEGGAAEKAGVRIGDVVVKFAGKRVNGASDLTALVRAQPAGAKVQVDVLRDGAVISLTATLGDASDLK; via the coding sequence ATGTCTAATCAATGGAATCGTTCCTCCGACGCTCAGTTCTTAGTGAGTCCGGCTTACCAAGCCCCTCGGGCCCCAAAGCCCAAGCGCGCTGCCAGCAAGGTCTTTCGCCCTCTGGGTATAGCGGCCCTTGCGCTGAGTACCGCTACCGTCGGCGGCATCATCGCATCTAGCGCATTCACGCTTTCATACTTGACTCTGAGCCAGCCCGCACCCGTAGTTGTGAACAACGCTCAGGCAGTTAACTGGGTAACCGGCGCAGCCGCTGCGGCTGCCCCCTCGGTGGTCACGCTTTCCGTTGAATCTGACACATCTTCTGGTTCCGGTTCCGGAGTCATCTTGACCGAGGATGGCTACATCCTCACCAACGCACATGTTGTGACCCTGAGTGGTCTGACTGAAGATGCCAGGATCGCAGTGCAGCTCTCCACCGGCGAGGTTTATCGAGCGAAGTTGGTCGGGTTTGACCCGGTCTATGACCTGGCGGTAATCAAGATTTCTGAGAGCGGCCTGAAGCCAATCGTCTTTACCGACTCAGACAAGTTGAACGTTGGTCAGGATGTTGTGGCGATTGGTGCCCCGCTTGGTTTGGCATCAACTGTAACTCAGGGAATTGTTTCAGCTCTGGACCGCACCATTCAGGTTGCAAGCTCTGAGGTCAACGGCGATAGCAGTCTGCAGTTCTGGACTGGATCCGGTGGTGCCCCAATCAGCCTCCAGGTAATTCAGACTGATGCTGCGATTAACCCAGGAAACTCAGGTGGTGCGCTGGTAAACAACACCGGTGAACTAATCGGCATCAACGTTGCCATCGCAACCGCAGGTGGTGGCGAGGCGGGCAGCATCGGTGTCGGTTTCGCGATCCCTTCGAACACCGCTCAGCGCATTGCTCAAGAGATCGTTGACACCGGTGAAGCTTCGCACGGACTACTCGGCGCATTGGTGAGAGATAACTCCGAGGCCGATTCTTCATTTTCAACCGGAGCGCTTGTCGAAGATTTGACTGAGGGTGGCGCTGCCGAAAAGGCCGGAGTGAGAATCGGTGACGTGGTTGTGAAGTTCGCCGGTAAGCGAGTCAATGGCGCATCTGATCTCACCGCACTTGTTCGAGCCCAACCAGCTGGGGCCAAGGTTCAGGTTGATGTATTGCGTGATGGTGCAGTCATCTCCCTGACCGCCACCCTGGGTGATGCCTCAGACCTAAAATAG
- a CDS encoding DUF3039 domain-containing protein: protein METQHGSSTLEKEQVEIDNGDHERYSHYVNKNKIVESAVMGSAVVALCGKVWVPSRDPQKFPVCPTCKEIYEGLLKD from the coding sequence ATGGAAACCCAGCACGGTTCAAGCACTCTTGAGAAAGAGCAAGTCGAGATCGACAATGGCGATCACGAGCGTTACTCGCACTATGTAAACAAGAACAAAATCGTTGAGTCGGCAGTCATGGGAAGTGCCGTGGTTGCACTGTGCGGCAAAGTCTGGGTGCCATCGAGGGATCCTCAGAAGTTTCCTGTTTGCCCAACCTGCAAAGAAATCTACGAAGGCCTTCTCAAGGACTAA
- a CDS encoding nicotinate phosphoribosyltransferase produces the protein MSVALYTDRYELTMVQAALHSGKASRPCVFEVFSRSLPAGRRFGVLAGIDRVLDAVKDFTFDQEQLDFLASQQVVNSQTIDFLANYRFRGDIRGYREGEIYFPHSPVLTVEGSFADAVLLETVILSILNFDSAVASAGARMRAAAGSRRLIEMGGRRVHEAAAVAAARAAYLVGFDGTSNLEAGMRFGIPTFGTSAHSFTLLHDTEDQAFESQLSALGNSTTLLVDTYDVERAVRKAVELSNGKLHAVRLDSGDLVASAIEVRKLLDELGANETQITVTSDLDEYTIAALAQAPVNNYGVGTSLVTGSGSPTAGFVYKLVSHFDGENWVAMAKKSANKASRGGKKRAVRQTQGGKAVLELISDDASGRELQVSYIKNGDLVFKPELSESRTHHQLALSELPVEALRLSRGEAAIPTEFN, from the coding sequence GTGTCTGTCGCGCTTTACACCGATCGCTATGAACTAACCATGGTTCAAGCAGCCTTGCATTCAGGCAAGGCATCAAGGCCGTGCGTATTTGAGGTGTTCTCTCGATCCCTTCCAGCTGGTCGAAGATTCGGCGTCTTGGCCGGCATCGATCGAGTGTTGGATGCGGTGAAAGACTTCACTTTCGACCAAGAGCAACTTGACTTCTTGGCATCTCAACAGGTGGTCAATAGCCAGACCATTGATTTCCTAGCGAACTACCGCTTTAGGGGCGACATCAGGGGATATCGGGAAGGCGAGATTTACTTCCCCCACTCCCCCGTCTTGACCGTAGAAGGCAGTTTCGCGGATGCCGTGCTACTGGAGACAGTCATCCTCTCAATTCTGAACTTTGACTCAGCAGTCGCATCTGCAGGTGCCAGAATGCGCGCAGCCGCTGGCTCTCGACGCCTGATCGAAATGGGTGGTCGAAGGGTTCATGAGGCCGCTGCAGTTGCAGCCGCAAGGGCTGCTTATCTCGTCGGATTCGACGGGACCAGCAACCTTGAAGCTGGCATGCGCTTCGGGATACCGACATTTGGAACGAGCGCCCACTCGTTCACCCTGCTGCATGACACTGAAGACCAGGCTTTCGAATCGCAGTTGAGCGCGCTGGGCAACTCAACCACGTTGCTAGTCGACACCTACGATGTTGAGCGTGCGGTGAGAAAAGCAGTCGAGCTTTCAAATGGAAAGCTACATGCCGTGAGGCTTGACTCTGGGGACCTGGTTGCGTCAGCGATCGAGGTGCGTAAGCTGCTGGACGAGCTCGGCGCTAACGAGACTCAGATCACCGTCACCAGCGATCTCGACGAGTACACCATCGCCGCGCTGGCTCAGGCCCCAGTCAATAACTACGGTGTTGGCACCTCATTGGTCACCGGATCGGGTTCTCCAACCGCTGGCTTCGTTTACAAACTGGTCTCTCACTTTGATGGTGAGAACTGGGTGGCGATGGCCAAGAAGTCAGCTAACAAGGCCTCGCGCGGAGGCAAGAAGCGAGCTGTGCGCCAAACACAAGGTGGCAAGGCAGTTCTAGAACTGATCTCGGATGATGCCTCCGGAAGAGAGCTTCAGGTGAGCTACATCAAAAATGGTGACCTGGTCTTCAAGCCTGAGCTGAGTGAATCCAGGACTCACCACCAACTTGCGCTGTCTGAGCTACCAGTCGAAGCATTGCGTCTTTCCAGAGGAGAAGCCGCCATACCTACTGAATTCAATTAG
- the murI gene encoding glutamate racemase, which yields MDPRPIGVFDSGVGGLTVARAIIDQLPHESIVYVGDTAHAPYGPRPISEVRELALEVMDELVASGVKMLVIACNSASAAVLRDARERYTAGMGVPVVEVIQPATRRAVATSRNRKVGVIGTTATVTSGAYEDAFAAAVDLEIHTQACPSFVDFVERGITSGPEVLAAAKEYLEPLKQVGVDTLVLGCTHYPLLQAAISYVMGDKVTLVSSADETAKDVFRTLTEHDLLAPEGAIAEHKFMATGDAREFAKLARRFLGPEVQNVEKLESRGI from the coding sequence GTGGATCCAAGACCAATTGGCGTGTTCGACTCTGGTGTCGGTGGCCTTACGGTAGCCCGCGCCATCATCGATCAGCTGCCGCATGAATCAATCGTTTACGTTGGCGATACTGCGCATGCCCCCTACGGGCCAAGGCCGATTTCTGAGGTACGAGAACTAGCCCTTGAAGTAATGGACGAACTGGTCGCATCTGGGGTCAAGATGCTTGTGATCGCATGCAATTCAGCATCCGCCGCTGTACTAAGAGATGCAAGAGAACGCTACACAGCCGGCATGGGCGTTCCTGTAGTTGAGGTGATTCAGCCAGCGACAAGAAGAGCGGTGGCCACCTCGAGAAATCGCAAAGTAGGGGTGATTGGCACTACCGCGACAGTTACCTCTGGTGCATATGAAGATGCGTTTGCCGCGGCGGTAGATCTAGAAATCCACACCCAGGCCTGCCCAAGCTTTGTGGACTTTGTTGAACGCGGCATTACCTCAGGCCCAGAGGTCTTGGCAGCTGCCAAGGAATATCTCGAGCCGTTGAAACAGGTAGGGGTCGACACTCTGGTTTTGGGTTGCACTCACTATCCGTTGCTGCAAGCTGCCATCTCGTATGTCATGGGTGACAAGGTCACTCTGGTCTCTTCTGCAGACGAGACTGCGAAGGATGTATTTCGCACCCTGACAGAACACGATTTGCTTGCACCGGAAGGTGCGATTGCAGAGCACAAATTCATGGCCACCGGGGATGCGAGAGAGTTTGCAAAGCTCGCTCGTAGATTCCTCGGGCCAGAGGTTCAGAACGTTGAAAAACTTGAAAGCAGAGGAATCTAG
- the rph gene encoding ribonuclease PH — protein sequence MSRPAGRANHQLRPVSIERNFTIHAEGSVLVSFGNTKVLCNASFTPGVPRFKKDSGEGWVTAEYSMLPRATHDRSDREAVKGKIGGRTHEISRLIGRSLRAVIDFKALGENTIVIDCDVIQADGGTRTAAITGAYVALVDAISWAKKNGYIAQSAKAIIDSVAAVSVGVVDGVPVTDLEYVEDVRAETDMNVVITGRGLFVEVQGTAEGAPFSKEELDQLLQLAVQAGAELSAIQTKALEQ from the coding sequence GTGTCAAGACCAGCAGGCAGAGCGAACCACCAGTTGCGCCCGGTGAGCATTGAACGCAACTTCACAATTCATGCCGAGGGTTCAGTCCTGGTTAGTTTCGGAAACACAAAGGTGCTCTGCAACGCATCTTTTACTCCCGGAGTCCCAAGGTTCAAAAAAGACTCTGGTGAGGGCTGGGTAACTGCCGAGTACTCAATGTTGCCGAGAGCAACTCACGATCGCAGTGACCGAGAGGCGGTCAAGGGCAAGATCGGTGGGCGAACCCATGAAATCTCGAGGCTAATTGGACGCTCGCTCCGCGCCGTAATTGACTTCAAAGCATTGGGGGAGAACACCATAGTTATCGACTGTGATGTGATTCAGGCAGACGGTGGGACCAGGACCGCCGCAATCACTGGCGCGTATGTAGCTTTAGTCGACGCCATTTCCTGGGCCAAGAAAAACGGTTACATCGCCCAGTCTGCAAAGGCCATTATTGACTCGGTAGCTGCCGTTTCGGTAGGTGTTGTTGATGGTGTGCCAGTAACCGATTTGGAGTATGTCGAAGATGTCCGAGCTGAGACAGACATGAATGTTGTTATCACCGGGCGCGGTCTATTCGTAGAGGTGCAGGGAACTGCTGAGGGTGCTCCGTTTTCAAAAGAGGAACTGGATCAACTACTACAGCTAGCCGTCCAGGCAGGCGCAGAGCTTTCGGCTATTCAGACCAAGGCCCTGGAGCAGTAG
- the rdgB gene encoding RdgB/HAM1 family non-canonical purine NTP pyrophosphatase produces the protein MFATGNSHKLGEARAILGPVGIEVESYSGPEPKETGTSFLENALIKARAAFEATGVPAFADDSGICVEVMGGAPGIFSAIWSGGRDDKTNRDLLLAQMQDIAPENRAASFVCTIAYVSEETEISFTGVWPGHLAMTASGDHGFGYDPVFIPEGFEISAAELEPEIKNSLSHRYMALMQMRQYFADPTA, from the coding sequence ATGTTCGCCACTGGCAATTCACACAAGCTCGGCGAGGCTCGGGCAATTCTGGGACCGGTTGGTATCGAAGTTGAGTCTTACTCCGGTCCGGAACCAAAAGAGACTGGCACCAGTTTTCTGGAGAACGCTCTAATCAAGGCAAGAGCCGCGTTTGAGGCCACTGGAGTGCCAGCATTTGCCGATGATTCTGGCATCTGCGTTGAAGTGATGGGTGGAGCTCCGGGGATTTTCTCGGCAATTTGGTCAGGTGGCCGTGACGACAAAACCAATCGCGATCTACTACTTGCTCAAATGCAAGACATTGCACCTGAGAATCGGGCTGCAAGCTTTGTCTGCACCATCGCGTATGTCTCCGAAGAAACTGAAATTAGCTTCACGGGAGTTTGGCCGGGTCACCTGGCCATGACAGCCAGTGGGGATCACGGCTTTGGTTACGATCCTGTTTTCATCCCGGAGGGTTTTGAAATCTCAGCCGCCGAGTTGGAGCCCGAGATCAAGAATTCCCTGTCGCATCGCTACATGGCTTTGATGCAAATGCGGCAGTACTTTGCTGATCCGACAGCATAA
- a CDS encoding ABC transporter substrate-binding protein, with amino-acid sequence MSTLRRRAVAFGATAVAATLVLAGCASSEAPEETASESTSDECAAYADYMGNEGTEVEIYTTIIDPEASLFIESLAEFQDCTGITINWNGSQEFEAQISVRVEGGTAPDMAIFPQPGLLAKFAGNGLVAANDKTAASVDANYTADWKNYGTVDGVFYGTPLGANVKSFVWYSPKTFADNGWAIPTTWDELLALSDQIASEGKVQPWCVGFGSGDATGWVGTDWMEDLMLRFQDAETYDAWTTGELAFNDPKVAEVIAEAGKILKNPAYVGDVASIATTTFQEGGAGIVDGSCAMHRQASFIGGILAADFGATIVDPSDTTTEGGITTFYFPGVSADNKPALGGGEFVGIFADRPEVHAVHHYLTTPEWNNKKAALGGWFSANLGLDTANVADPVNKVAVEILQNASTFRFDGSDVMPAEVGAGSFWKEMTAWVAENKSDKAVLDAIYATWPY; translated from the coding sequence ATGTCAACACTACGTCGCCGCGCTGTTGCGTTTGGTGCGACCGCTGTTGCAGCTACCCTGGTTCTAGCCGGTTGCGCAAGCTCCGAGGCTCCAGAAGAGACTGCATCAGAGTCCACCTCTGACGAATGTGCCGCTTACGCCGACTACATGGGCAACGAGGGCACTGAGGTCGAGATCTACACCACCATCATCGACCCAGAAGCATCCCTATTCATCGAGTCTCTCGCTGAATTCCAGGACTGCACCGGCATCACCATCAACTGGAACGGATCACAGGAGTTTGAGGCTCAGATCTCTGTTCGCGTTGAGGGTGGAACCGCTCCTGACATGGCGATCTTCCCACAGCCAGGTCTGCTAGCTAAGTTCGCAGGCAATGGCCTAGTTGCAGCTAACGACAAGACTGCTGCTTCGGTGGACGCTAACTACACCGCTGACTGGAAGAACTACGGCACCGTTGACGGCGTCTTCTACGGCACCCCACTAGGTGCAAACGTGAAGTCGTTCGTTTGGTACTCGCCAAAGACCTTCGCAGACAACGGCTGGGCAATCCCAACCACTTGGGACGAGCTTCTAGCTCTATCTGACCAGATCGCATCTGAGGGCAAGGTTCAGCCTTGGTGTGTAGGTTTCGGCTCCGGTGACGCTACCGGTTGGGTCGGAACTGACTGGATGGAAGACCTAATGCTTCGTTTCCAGGACGCAGAGACCTACGACGCTTGGACCACTGGTGAGCTAGCATTCAACGACCCTAAGGTCGCTGAGGTTATCGCCGAGGCCGGCAAGATCCTGAAGAACCCTGCATACGTCGGTGACGTTGCCTCGATCGCTACCACCACCTTCCAGGAGGGTGGCGCAGGCATCGTTGACGGTTCATGTGCAATGCACCGTCAGGCATCATTCATCGGTGGAATCCTTGCTGCTGACTTCGGCGCAACCATCGTTGACCCATCTGACACCACCACCGAGGGTGGAATCACCACCTTCTACTTCCCAGGTGTATCGGCTGACAACAAGCCAGCACTTGGTGGTGGCGAGTTCGTTGGTATCTTCGCTGACCGTCCAGAGGTACACGCTGTGCACCACTACCTAACCACTCCTGAGTGGAACAACAAGAAGGCTGCTCTTGGTGGCTGGTTCTCTGCAAACCTCGGTCTAGACACCGCTAACGTTGCAGACCCAGTAAACAAGGTTGCAGTTGAGATCCTTCAGAACGCATCCACCTTCCGCTTCGATGGCTCCGATGTGATGCCAGCTGAGGTCGGTGCTGGTTCCTTCTGGAAGGAAATGACTGCATGGGTTGCAGAGAACAAGTCCGACAAGGCTGTTCTAGACGCAATCTACGCAACCTGGCCTTACTAA
- a CDS encoding sugar ABC transporter permease codes for MFNFSIIAARKTPWDIIGENFTLLALALLSFGAIVFLVFLLASRASVKLQEWLKYLVFLVPAVLLLLIGLIYPAIRTLILSFMDKRSEEWVGFDNYVWAFTIPEINIVLVNTLIWVITVPFLSTAIGLAIAYMTDRMKRPAAIKSLIFMPMAISFVGAGVIWKFVYNYQPNANKPDIGLLSAIFKGLGLTPPNWLLEIPLNTFLLIVVMIWIQTGFAMVVLSAALKNIPDEIVEAAMLDGATPFRRFFLISMPMIRATIVVVLTTIMIGTLKVFDIVRTMTGGNFQTNVIANEMYSQAFRQMNYGQGSALAIILFVAIIPIIVYNIRQLRLERTER; via the coding sequence ATGTTCAACTTCAGCATCATCGCCGCCAGGAAGACTCCCTGGGACATCATTGGCGAAAACTTCACCCTTCTCGCGCTGGCCCTGCTGAGCTTCGGCGCAATTGTTTTCCTGGTCTTCCTTCTGGCGTCGCGCGCCTCAGTAAAACTTCAGGAGTGGCTCAAGTACCTGGTCTTCCTTGTTCCAGCGGTGCTCCTGCTCCTCATCGGATTGATCTACCCGGCCATCAGAACCTTGATCCTTTCCTTCATGGACAAGCGCTCCGAGGAGTGGGTCGGGTTTGATAACTACGTCTGGGCATTTACGATCCCAGAGATCAACATTGTTTTGGTGAATACCCTGATCTGGGTTATCACCGTTCCATTCCTATCGACCGCCATCGGCCTGGCAATCGCCTACATGACTGACCGCATGAAGAGACCAGCTGCGATCAAGTCGCTCATTTTCATGCCGATGGCAATTTCATTCGTTGGCGCTGGCGTTATCTGGAAGTTCGTATATAACTACCAGCCAAATGCCAACAAGCCAGACATCGGACTGCTCTCCGCAATCTTCAAGGGGCTCGGACTCACCCCGCCAAACTGGCTCTTGGAGATTCCACTAAACACCTTCCTGCTGATCGTTGTAATGATCTGGATTCAGACTGGATTCGCGATGGTTGTTCTTTCGGCAGCACTAAAGAACATTCCAGACGAAATCGTTGAGGCCGCCATGCTCGATGGCGCAACCCCGTTCAGGAGGTTCTTCCTAATCTCCATGCCCATGATTCGTGCAACGATCGTCGTGGTCCTGACCACAATCATGATCGGAACTCTGAAGGTGTTCGACATCGTTCGAACTATGACCGGTGGAAACTTCCAGACCAACGTGATTGCGAATGAAATGTACTCCCAGGCTTTCAGACAGATGAACTACGGTCAGGGCTCTGCTTTGGCGATCATCCTGTTCGTCGCAATCATCCCGATCATTGTCTACAACATTCGACAACTTCGCCTTGAGAGGACGGAACGCTAA
- a CDS encoding carbohydrate ABC transporter permease, translating into MTSLVNKQLVKRRAKNVFSSPIASFAAWVIAILWTIPTFGLLVTSIRPEKDINTSGWWTFFGQPNISFENYTQVLFEGSTTNPPLFQFFFNSLAVTLPAVIFPITLAVFAAYALAWFEFKGRDFIFFSIFALQVIPLQLALVPLLQLFAKGLIIGDVTIIPELGITGTYIPIWIAHTIFGLPLAIFLLHNFLRQIPRELIEAARVDGAGWFTLFSKIVLPLSVPAIASFAIFQFLWVWNDLLVGLTFGGGAKEVAPMTVRLAEMVGTRGSGWELLTAGAFVSMVVPLIVFFALQRYFVRGLLAGSVKG; encoded by the coding sequence ATGACTTCTCTCGTGAATAAGCAGCTGGTAAAGCGCAGGGCCAAGAACGTATTCAGCTCCCCAATTGCATCGTTTGCTGCGTGGGTGATCGCGATTCTTTGGACTATCCCAACCTTTGGTCTACTGGTTACCTCGATTAGGCCGGAAAAGGACATCAACACTTCGGGTTGGTGGACATTTTTCGGGCAGCCGAATATCTCGTTCGAGAACTACACCCAGGTGCTGTTCGAGGGTTCAACCACGAACCCACCACTGTTCCAGTTTTTCTTCAACTCGCTTGCGGTGACCTTGCCCGCAGTGATCTTCCCGATCACACTTGCAGTATTCGCTGCATACGCGTTGGCGTGGTTTGAATTCAAAGGCCGAGACTTCATCTTCTTCAGCATTTTTGCGCTGCAGGTGATCCCACTTCAGCTGGCGCTCGTGCCCCTCTTGCAGCTTTTTGCGAAGGGTCTGATCATCGGTGATGTCACAATCATCCCTGAGCTGGGTATCACTGGTACTTACATTCCGATCTGGATTGCACACACCATCTTTGGTCTTCCCTTGGCAATTTTCTTGCTCCACAACTTCCTGAGGCAGATTCCAAGAGAGCTGATTGAGGCAGCGAGAGTTGACGGCGCTGGCTGGTTCACTTTGTTCTCGAAGATCGTATTGCCGCTGTCTGTGCCAGCAATCGCATCATTTGCAATCTTCCAATTCCTATGGGTCTGGAACGACCTGCTCGTGGGTCTTACCTTTGGTGGTGGCGCTAAGGAAGTGGCACCTATGACAGTGCGATTGGCAGAGATGGTGGGAACTCGAGGTTCTGGCTGGGAGCTCTTGACCGCCGGTGCGTTCGTATCGATGGTTGTTCCACTAATTGTGTTCTTCGCTTTGCAGCGCTATTTCGTAAGAGGCCTGCTTGCAGGATCAGTAAAGGGCTAA
- a CDS encoding GH1 family beta-glucosidase, whose protein sequence is MTTSFEAAPLAKRLPQGFVLGAATASWQIEGDSAGRGRSIWDDFADVPGNIKDGTKADPACDHVNRLESDLDLLKSLGLDAYRFSVSWPRVMPGAKTASEQGLDFYDRLIDGLLERDIMPALTLYHWDLPSELQAIGGWTNPEIHKYFADYATLLGEKFADRVERWATLNEPWVSAFLGYATKIHAPGLGNPAAGLEAAYRLMTAHASGAVALRAAGAKNVGTVLNLTTAISDDPKVDHIADYVDLLQNRFWLDLLAGRGIDPLLVERTKQFTDWSFVSDQQLAQISKPIDWLGINYYTPFRVVPVSTEGGAWAVGQDFSLFPGTPAGGQMAPREPRTEMGWEIHPQSMTTTLQQTASRLPGVPLYITENGGAFPDNLVDGKVDDQDRISYYHSHISAVADAVDAGVDVRGYFAWSLMDNIEWAEGLTKRFGIVHVDYETMRRTPKASAEFLSALAKAR, encoded by the coding sequence ATGACCACATCGTTTGAAGCTGCACCGCTTGCAAAAAGACTCCCCCAAGGCTTCGTGCTTGGAGCGGCAACCGCATCCTGGCAAATCGAGGGCGATAGTGCTGGGCGAGGCAGATCGATTTGGGATGACTTTGCAGATGTGCCGGGCAACATTAAAGATGGCACAAAGGCTGACCCAGCTTGCGATCACGTGAACCGCCTTGAATCCGACCTCGACTTACTCAAATCGCTGGGCCTAGACGCCTATCGCTTTTCCGTTTCCTGGCCTCGCGTCATGCCAGGGGCAAAGACTGCATCAGAACAGGGGCTTGATTTCTACGATCGCCTGATTGATGGACTGCTAGAGCGCGACATCATGCCAGCGTTGACCTTGTACCACTGGGATTTGCCAAGCGAGCTTCAGGCAATTGGTGGCTGGACGAACCCAGAGATCCACAAGTACTTCGCAGACTATGCAACTCTTTTGGGGGAGAAATTTGCAGATCGCGTTGAGCGCTGGGCAACCTTGAATGAACCATGGGTCTCCGCATTCCTGGGCTACGCGACCAAAATCCACGCTCCGGGACTGGGTAACCCAGCTGCCGGTCTTGAGGCTGCTTACCGTCTCATGACAGCACACGCCAGCGGAGCAGTCGCGCTGCGTGCAGCGGGTGCGAAGAATGTTGGTACGGTGCTGAACCTGACCACAGCAATTTCCGATGACCCTAAGGTCGACCACATTGCTGACTATGTTGATCTCCTGCAAAACCGCTTCTGGCTTGATTTACTCGCTGGACGAGGTATCGACCCACTTCTGGTTGAGCGAACCAAACAATTCACGGATTGGTCGTTTGTCTCTGATCAGCAATTGGCTCAAATTTCCAAGCCGATCGATTGGCTCGGAATCAACTACTACACCCCTTTCCGTGTCGTTCCAGTTAGTACAGAGGGTGGCGCCTGGGCCGTGGGTCAGGACTTCTCACTCTTCCCAGGAACTCCAGCTGGAGGCCAAATGGCCCCGAGGGAACCCAGGACTGAAATGGGCTGGGAGATCCACCCCCAATCAATGACCACAACCTTGCAGCAGACTGCTTCTCGCCTTCCAGGTGTCCCGCTTTATATCACCGAGAACGGTGGTGCCTTCCCAGATAATTTGGTCGATGGCAAAGTGGACGATCAAGATCGCATCTCCTACTACCACAGCCACATTTCAGCAGTGGCCGATGCTGTCGATGCCGGGGTTGATGTTCGGGGTTACTTTGCTTGGTCTCTCATGGACAACATCGAGTGGGCGGAAGGCCTCACCAAGCGTTTTGGCATTGTTCACGTTGATTACGAGACCATGCGAAGAACGCCAAAGGCCAGCGCGGAGTTTTTATCCGCACTGGCCAAGGCAAGGTAA